From Physeter macrocephalus isolate SW-GA unplaced genomic scaffold, ASM283717v5 random_168, whole genome shotgun sequence, the proteins below share one genomic window:
- the LOC114484924 gene encoding transforming acidic coiled-coil-containing protein 2-like isoform X5, which produces MGNENSTSGNQRTSLARSPGSVERPGNSQSAERKPEEKARSNDCRDLPSVGHGGSCSTSEGAASRYPCIVSPEVTEPRKHPREARGQEDPPLPSPPEPWEQGSPLASVPFAEGAPKGCLASPAAEPEDCPLARHPQREPSPNAPGYAPAAFVPGMDSSTQRRVVAIAPSAGRERGPKQEEGQKLSSSSSIDQLPGISAASPREPMKVQLCGEDGWPGGFESQGKEAAGGFPLPESGRGAPMAPAAAQPGQESSAGLEESPPKPENPTPQAPAPKCQAEGPPQDFTDDSGVLRACPPSGSASGATQGAEAKVAAREGCPRQVGAHPPPTELPWESLGPALAPGAKGSWEETLDAPDARGHSQTGRQGAEPRQAVCVTAGDQPEGGLLVSPEPAPHAATEETDPASSLTSQPAARASAAAEQPREMISGAERPVLTDLAKQQAEAGLAGQEKHASDLGGEGEGPEGGPREVPAPSPPEEREELWNREHSHEVRQGVLPLPPPGASDESARRSLGPKAEAKAPEGPAVAKESRLPGADPRGQEAAPEPLEGADPGNLQGEQPEACGCKKPDPKGEKDEVSQLTGDVGSNSLPSVASAQPLRKEAPGHVDRPGSPSEDAAWSSAAWGMMGEAQVVHASASMHQLYEQDPIPPSGPDGAGKHVFPQGAVWEGPGLQTKYPDTFQDVGGLGRMDLLPALESEKSDFLSTPATEVVPKAQEAEGKSEIKTRSHPSAQRPSSCEGEGLRTPPHAYGLGRDAAGQEVHTDGLPPAEEENLAADSGLATLSLEQDQQEKLSCPGDSGIRVAASGRPSLYSENRLQQPQTDPEASIPETLREKSQQCESEKETYPGDAEFKNLGADSPQIHIPVEPREDVRLPAQGAKEQASESERQSELPKGSLSDAPSSAPGHTVPEPAPKRRELSTLGGSGQEGECSGSQLSRGPPPAADTSQDSSLAHSLSRKESCCAGQGPNKSQQELVDGRKAGSQHEEACLGDAGISEAADAWPPLQDLGKTERASGNTVGAPPCRPDSVALLKAARCPPAPAPAGPRVTATQEAPEREAGDETQEGRRQSGLAPQKEMERPTATDAEAQKLLESFPSAEDQGAGGGTAEIGGNADGGDLGTQRAPGEPGEAARSGGFLPAEQFPSPGEEASTCALGEPCQAEQPFASCQDALLPARELGGIPRSEVDISAAQAVPDPKRLLSSRPPEEAAPDTPYLHVEGTARKGAEDSGVKAVSPQGLRAPGESPCPTRETLLVLENASSTKVPCGSPAFLWQPGAAGEEISAVPASSGSPQAGTSEGPVDSVPYLDRVPLLAKGKQATEEQKGSRAPGASAKPSDLSAHLASEESTAGDAARERERSGERMADPSEDPRKGASAGVDASSRQTSMIAGLPDFREHITKIFEKSVLGALTADRPQSTLGEKAGAGKSVMAKDLATPSPEKLPDGTRGVAIAPLPTTPAGLWVQSKEKQELAVEAEISRLGPQDPAPEKLPGPAWPAAEQSLPGASVGKEMSGPPQTLTESKKPEGPGEGWPGLGSQAPSQQESGRQESASGVSSQVTSPEIPDAGWQVAPQSRGEGDAVQDDRIPSGKQHQETSSRDSQPREDGAQGFSHPGALGDMSVSTSAQGASSPHGNVPTVAEAISEACTPDTLRGEGRHGGAAGISETQDALGTQSTLEPPAGEVLDTSLEPGLGTEAAREAEGDVTLSTAETGARVSAHLPEAGTTRMFSGAACASALPGSRGDPGCCEGAPRMQAAAAPSGDSPAGHPQAEEQPGPELPAPAGDGKVRVSSPAEPDEIRDLELQSLDPEALDAERKSSGPGPSTLPLVPEKDFPNVMGEVISDETRSAAGAESASQFGPATLQALNGSTW; this is translated from the exons CGTCGGGCACGGAGGTTCCTGCTCCACTTCTGAAGGTGCTGCCAGCCGGTATCCCTGCATCGTGTCCCCAGAGGTGACTGAGCCAAGGAAGCACCCACGGGAAGCCAGGGGCCAAGAAGATCCTCCACTGCCCAGCCCACCGGAGCCCTGGGAGCAGGGGAGCCCCTTGGCCTCCGTGCCCTTTGCCGAGGGCGCCCCGAAAGGTTGCTTGGCAAGCCCAGCAGCGGAACCTGAAGATTGTCCCCTGGCTCGACACCCCCAGAGGGAACCTTCCCCAAATGCCCCAGGATACGCCCCAGCAGCCTTTGTCCCTGGGATGGACAGCTCTACTCAGCGTAGGGTGGTTGCAATCGCCCCCAGCGCCGGAAGAGAGAGAGGACCGAAGCAAGAAGAGGGGCAGAAACTGTCTTCCTCCAGTTCCATTGACCAGTTGCCGGGAATTTCAGCAGCTTCTCCTCGAGAGCCGATGAAGGTGCAGCTGTGTGGAGAGGATGGCTGGCCTGGTGGTTTTGAGTCCCAAGGGAAAGAGGCTGCAGGTGGCTTTCCCCTGCCAGAGTCTGGGCGGGGAGCCCCCATGGCCCCTGCTGCAGCCCAGCCAGGCCAAGAGAGCTCAGCCGGCCTGGAAGAGTCCCCCCCAAAACCCGAGAACCCTACCCCGCAAGCTCCAGCCCCTAAATGCCAAGCGGAGGGGCCGCCTCAGGACTTCACCGATGACTCGGGAGTCCTCAGGGCCTGCCCTCCCAGCGGGAGTGCTTCGGGGGCGACCCAAGGAGCCGAAGCGAAGGTCGCTGCCCGGGAAGGCTGCCCGCGGCAAGTGGGAGCGCATCCGCCGCCCACAGAGCTGCCCTGGGAGTCACTGGGTCCTGCCCTGGCACCGGGGGCCAAGGGCTCTTGGGAGGAGACTCTGGACGCCCCTGATGCTCGGGGTCACTCGCAGACAGGGAGGCAAGGAGCCGAGCCCCGTCAAGCTGTCTGTGTGACGGCAGGTGACCAGCCCGAGGGGGGCCTGCTTGTGAGCCCCGAGCCTGCCCCACACGCAGCGACTGAGGAAACGGATCCAGCTTCAAGCCTCACTTCACAGCCAGCTGCTcgggcctctgctgctgcagaaCAGCCCAGAGAGATGATTTCCGGTGCTGAGAGGCCTGTTCTTACAGATCTGGCTAAACAGCAGGCAGAAGCAGGGCTGGCAGGACAGGAGAAGCACGCATCAGACCtcggaggtgagggagagggtccaGAAGGGGGCCCCAGAGAGGTTCCTGCTCCTTCACCCCcggaggagagggaagagctcTGGAATAGGGAGCACAGCCACGAGGTCCGACAAGGGGTCCTGCCTCTTCCCCCTCCTGGTGCATCAGATGAAAGTGCCAGAAGGTCACTGGGGCCAAAGGCTGAAGCCAAAGCCCCTGAAGGTCCAGCTGTGGCTAAGGAAAGCAGACTACCTGGGGCCGACCCTAGAGGACAGGAAGCAGCCCCAGAGCCACTTGAGGGTGCAGATCCTGGGAACCTTCAGGGAGAGCAACCCGAAGCCTGTGGCTGCAAGAAGCCTGACCCAAAGGGGGAAAAGGATGAGGTTTCACAGCTAACTGGCGATGTGGGGAGCAACAGCCTTCCCAGCGTGGCCTCAGCACAGCCACTCAGAAAGGAGGCCCCCGGGCACGTGGACAGGCCCGGCTCTCCATCAGAAGATGCAGCTTGGAGCTCGGCGGCCTGGGGGATGATGGGAGAAGCCCAAGTGGTCCATGCATCTGCTTCAATGCACCAGCTCTACGAGCAGGATCCCATCCCACCCTCTGGGCCGGATGGAGCCGGTAAACACGTTTTTCCCCAGGGAGCTGTCTGGGAGGGGCCAGGACTGCAGACCAAGTATCCTGACACCTTTCAGGATGTGGGGGGATTGGGAAGAATGGACCTTCTTCCTGCTTTAGAATCAGAGAAATCGGATTTCCTGTCGACTCCTGCTACAGAGGTCGTCCCCAAAGCCCAGGAGGCGGAGGGCAAATCTGAAATAAAGACGAGGAGCCACCCATCCGCGCAGAGGCCCAGCAGCTGTGAGGGGGAGGGCTTGCGGACACCACCCCACGCCTATGGGCTGGGGCGCGATGCAGCTGGACAGGAGGTCCACACCGATGGGCTCCCTCCCGCTGAGGAGGAGAACTTGGCAGCGGACAGTGGGCTCGCGACCCTCAGCCTGGAGCAAGATCAGCAGGAAAAGCTGTCCTGCCCGGGGGACAGCGGGATACGAGTAGCTGCATCTGGGAGGCCCTCGTTGTATTCTGAGAACCGTCTCCAGCAGCCCCAAACGGACCCAGAAGCATCCATCCCTGAAACGCTCAGGGAGAAGTCCCAACAGTGCGAAAGCGAGAAAGAGACTTACCCAGGTGATGCAGAGTTTAAGAACCTGGGTGCAGATTCTCCCCAGATCCACATACCTGTGGAACCTCGGGAAGATGTGCGCTTGCCCGCTCAGGGAGCAAAGGAACAGGCTTCTGAATCAGAACGTCAAAGTGAGCTCCCCAAGGGCAGTCTGTCTGATGCTCCAAGTTCAGCTCCCGGGCACACAGTTCCGGAGCCAGCCCCAAAGAGACGGGAGTTGTCTACACTAGGGGGGAGTGGGCAAGAGGGAGAATGCAGTGGCAGTCAGCTGTCCAGGGGCCCACCTCCAGCAGCAGACACCTCACAAGACTCTTCTCTTGCACACAGCTTGAGCAGAAAGGAAAGTTGCTGTGCTGGACAGGGGCCAAACAAGTCCCAGCAGGAGCTGGTTGATGGGCGGAAAGCTGGCAGCCAGCATGAAGAGGCATGTCTTGGGGATGCAGGCATTTCGGAAGCAGCTGACGCTTGGCCCCCGCTCCAGGACTTGGGTAAGACGGAGAGGGCAAGTGGGAACACAGTGGGGGCCCCGCCTTGTCGGCCTGATTCAGTAGCTCTCCTGAAGGCAGCTCGCTGCCCACCAGCTCCAGCACCTGCCGGCCCCAGAGTCACAGCCACCCAGGAGGCCCCAGAGAGAGAGGCCGGTGACGAAACCCAGGAGGGCAGGCGGCAATCAGGGTTAGCCCCACAGAAGGAAATGGAGCGTCCCACTGCCACGGATGCAGAGGCCCAGAAGCTTCTTGAAAGTTTCCCATCAGCCGAGGATCAAGGTGCGGGTGGTGGAACTGCTGAGATTGGTGGGAACGCTGACGGAGGAGACCTGGGGACACAACGGGCTCCGGGGGAGCCAGGAGAAGCTGCTCGGAGTGGTGGCTTCCTCCCAGCAGAGCAGTTTCCCTCCCCTGGGGAGGAAGCTTCTACCTGTGCCCTAGGTGAGCCCTGCCAAGCTGAGCAGCCCTTCGCCAGCTGCCAGGATGCCTTGCTGCCAGCCAGAGAGCTGGGTGGGATTCCCAGGAGCGAGGTGGATATTTCTGCAGCCCAGGCTGTCCCTGACCCAAAGAGGCTCCTGTCGTCCAGGCCACCAGAAGAGGCTGCCCCTGACACTCCTTACCTGCACGTGGAGGGCACTGCCAGGAAAGGGGCAGAAGACAGTGGCGTGAAAGCTGTTTCACCTCAAGGCCTCAGAGCTCCTGGTGAAAGCCCTTGTCCCACACGGGAGACCCTGCTTGTCTTGGAAAATGCCTCCTCCACGAAGGTACCGTGTGgctcccctgccttcctctggcAACCAGGAGCTGCAGGTGAGGAAATCTCTGCCGTGCCAGCCAGCAGCGGAAGCCCCCAAGCTGGGACCTCTGAGGGACCTGTGGACTCCGTGCCCTACCTGGACAGGGTGCCACTTCTGGCCAAGGGTAAGCAGGCCACAGAGGAGCAGAAAGGGTCAAGAGCTCCCGGGGCAAGTGCCAAGCCCAGTGACCTTTCAGCACACCTTGCCAGTGAGGAGAGCACGGCAGGTGATGCAGCCAGGGAGAGAGAGCGCAGTGGGGAGAGGATGGCAGACCCTTCCGAGGATCCCAGGAAGGGAGCCTCAGCCGGTGTAGACGCAAGCTCCAGGCAGACCAGTATGATCGctgggctccctgacttcagggaACACATCACCAAGATCTTTGAGAAGTCTGTGCTTGGAGCCCTGACCGCCGATCGGCCCCAGAGCACACTGGGAGAAAAGGCAGGAGCTGGGAAGAGTGTGATGGCCAAGGACCTCGCCACGCCAAGCCCAGAGAAGCTTCCAGATGGGACTCGAGGAGTGGCCAtcgcccctctccccaccactccTGCCGGACTCTGGGTACAGTCAAAGGAGAAGCAAGAGCTGGCTGTAGAGGCTGAGATTTCTCGTCTGGGTCCCCAGGATCCAGCTCCAGAAAAGCTGCCGGGGCCGGCATGGCCAGCTGCAGAGCAGAGCCTGCCAGGTGCCAGTGTGGGGAAGGAAATGAGCGGGCCTCCACAGACGCTGACAGAAAGCAAGAAGCCAGAGGGGCCTGGGGAAGGCTGGCCGGGGCTTGGGAGCCAGGCCCCCTCACAGCAGGAAAGCGGCCGGCAGGAATCAGCTTCGGGTGTGTCTTCACAGGTGACCTCTCCAGAGATTCCCGATGCTGGCTGGCAGGTGGCTCCCCAGAGCCGTGGAGAAGGGGACGCAGTTCAAGACGACAGAATTCCTTCTGGAAAACAGCACCAGGAAACATCTAGCCGAGACAGTCAACCCAGAGAAGATGGTGCCCAGGGCTTTTCTCACCCAGGGGCTCTGGGTGACATGTCAGTGTCCACCTCTGCCCAGGGAGCATCTTCTCCCCATGGGAATGTTCCGACTGTGGCCGAGGCCATCAGTGAGGCCTGTACCCCAGACACActgaggggtgaggggaggcaTGGAGGTGCTGCTGGGATCTCGGAAACACAGGACGCCCTGGGCACCCAGAGCACCCTGGAGCCACCAGCTGGGGAAGTGCTGGATACTTCCCTGGAGCCCGGCTTGGGAACAGAAGCTGCTAGGGAAGCAGAGGGTGACGTCACGTTGAGCACGGCTGAGACCGGGGCACGTGTGTCTGCCCACCTGCCTGAAGCAGGTACTACGAGAATGTTCTCTGGTGCGGCTTGTGCCTCGGCTCTGCCGGGAAGCCGTGGGGACCCAGGCTGCTGTGAAGGGGCTCCGAGGATGCAGGCCGCAGCCGCCCCGAGCGGGGACAGCCCGGCCGGGCACCCGCAGGCTGAGGAGCAACCCGGGCCTGAGCTCCCCGCTCCTGCTGGGGATGGGAAGGTGCGTGTCTCCTCACCTGCAGAACCTGACGAAATTCGAGACCTGGAGCTGCAAAGCCTGGATCCAGAGGCGCTAGATGCTGAGAG AAAGAGCTCTGGGCCCGGCCCATCCACCTTACCTTTGGTTCCTGAGAAGGATTTTCCAAATGTCATGGGCGAGGTCATTTCAGACGAGACCAGAAGTGCGGCAGGAGCAGAAAG TGCGTCTCAGTTTGGACCGGCCACACTCCAAGCCCTCAACGGTTCCACATGGTGA